Proteins from a single region of Caloramator sp. E03:
- a CDS encoding DUF6385 domain-containing protein produces MPNNIIFNETAEELKAQVFGYNGTSLQSLQLDASGNLKVSGSMTISGPVTVVAESLSIRALSGTTDSVAISGTVTVAGTVTVGNTVTVVAESLSIRSLSADTDTVSIGGTVNVIKTGNSFTENNATITDVAGTGVTLLFDSSQQTLYSYYVKNNALNTIQVRLQISPTNNDDYFIYDQIVATDVPPESAVVIAPKYFLRYTRLYYDTGTYTANFEAYCNGHV; encoded by the coding sequence ATGCCTAATAATATAATATTTAACGAAACAGCTGAGGAATTAAAAGCCCAGGTCTTCGGATACAATGGTACCTCACTTCAATCCCTTCAACTTGATGCAAGCGGAAACTTAAAGGTAAGTGGAAGTATGACAATCTCAGGTCCTGTAACCGTTGTTGCTGAAAGTTTAAGCATTAGAGCTTTATCAGGTACTACTGACTCTGTTGCAATTTCAGGGACAGTAACTGTTGCAGGAACTGTAACAGTTGGAAATACGGTAACAGTTGTTGCTGAAAGTCTTAGTATAAGGTCTTTGTCTGCAGATACAGATACCGTTTCTATAGGAGGAACAGTTAATGTAATTAAGACAGGAAACTCCTTTACTGAAAACAATGCAACTATTACTGATGTTGCTGGTACCGGAGTTACCCTTTTATTTGACAGCTCACAGCAGACACTCTACTCCTACTATGTAAAAAATAATGCATTAAACACAATTCAAGTAAGACTTCAAATATCACCTACAAACAATGATGATTACTTTATATACGATCAAATAGTTGCAACAGATGTCCCTCCAGAATCTGCTGTTGTTATTGCTCCAAAATACTTCTTAAGATATACAAGGCTCTATTATGATACTGGAACCTATACAGCAAACTTTGAAGCCTACTGCAATGGGCATGTATAA
- a CDS encoding glycosyltransferase family 4 protein — MDDYEKIRFNHFNKRLNILVEEFNNKDIIMELNKAIIDEDFDSVNICKTKIEILNIKYERKEVEYIKFKDKFSIAYLLPHNFQTGGLKILLNQANFLNKRGHKVTLYSHLPMMSWFKTECDYRQVKEDVELYRAVIPCDIVIAGYYDLIVDALMAPAPLKYYMSQGDFYIFEWNDIQPIIRNTAYTAYNLPIRILTVSSIMQKKIKELFNRKSILIPNAVDDTVFYPIKKRIEPPFKILIVGSDSLKFKGHDDIIKALYELKEEGYAFSVLWATQTIPSKIYYEGRLNIQYSISPTEDELARLYRESHIYISGSYYEAFSLPPLEAMASGCCVITSDNEGVKEYAVHNKNCLMYEKGNIRDLKDKIKTLINSPYIRRKLRINGMKTAKNYTFNRTIELLESEFNRAKNNIIYYL, encoded by the coding sequence ATGGATGATTATGAAAAAATACGATTTAATCATTTTAATAAAAGACTAAATATTTTAGTAGAAGAATTTAATAACAAAGATATAATTATGGAGCTTAATAAAGCAATTATTGATGAGGATTTTGATAGTGTTAATATATGCAAAACAAAGATTGAAATTTTAAATATTAAATACGAACGTAAAGAAGTAGAATATATAAAGTTTAAAGATAAATTTAGTATAGCCTATCTTCTTCCACATAATTTTCAAACAGGTGGATTAAAAATATTGTTAAACCAGGCAAATTTTTTAAATAAAAGAGGGCATAAGGTAACTTTATATTCTCATCTTCCAATGATGTCGTGGTTTAAAACAGAGTGCGATTATAGGCAGGTTAAGGAAGATGTTGAACTTTATAGGGCTGTAATTCCTTGTGATATTGTAATTGCAGGGTATTATGATTTGATTGTTGATGCTTTAATGGCACCAGCACCTTTAAAATATTATATGTCTCAAGGTGATTTTTATATATTTGAATGGAATGATATTCAGCCAATAATAAGAAATACAGCCTATACAGCGTACAATTTACCTATAAGAATACTTACAGTATCAAGTATAATGCAGAAAAAAATAAAAGAACTTTTTAATAGAAAGTCTATATTGATTCCGAATGCAGTTGATGATACTGTTTTTTATCCTATTAAAAAAAGAATAGAGCCCCCTTTTAAAATATTAATTGTTGGTTCTGACAGCCTTAAATTTAAAGGACATGATGATATTATAAAGGCTTTATACGAACTAAAAGAAGAAGGATATGCTTTTAGTGTTTTATGGGCAACTCAAACTATACCATCTAAAATTTATTATGAAGGCAGGTTGAATATACAATATAGTATAAGTCCAACTGAGGATGAATTAGCAAGGCTTTATAGAGAAAGCCATATTTATATATCAGGTTCTTATTATGAAGCATTTTCCCTTCCACCACTTGAAGCAATGGCCAGTGGTTGCTGTGTTATAACCTCTGATAACGAAGGGGTGAAGGAATATGCAGTTCACAATAAAAACTGTCTTATGTATGAAAAAGGAAATATAAGGGATTTGAAAGATAAGATTAAGACGCTGATAAATTCCCCATATATAAGAAGAAAGCTCCGAATAAATGGGATGAAAACTGCTAAAAACTATACTTTTAATAGAACGATAGAACTACTTGAAAGTGAGTTTAATAGGGCAAAAAATAATATTATTTATTATTTGTAG
- a CDS encoding DNRLRE domain-containing protein → MLLGKFISTKSLMIKRSQPNKNYKGDIIKCGRYNEDICKSYIYFDLSSLPENIDIISAKLYLNLINRLNPSSLYTINIYPLLDDFGDFTTYNFQPNILEIPLSYNLIYKRKGRIEINITDIVLRWRNGLLINKGLLIKGEESRLDMLVFGSAYNNDYNNIPSLEIAYSIQSPTPPGQKFVRYFDYEETINYINGTVKSQPIDFSHLIQATVFVNNIGSYDVVVTSQYSPNNVIWIQDFSKKIVAGTTSYIIPKIYSKYYRLLIQSTGNGILKVYISYMVYL, encoded by the coding sequence GTGCTTTTAGGAAAGTTTATTTCAACAAAGAGTTTGATGATAAAGAGAAGTCAACCTAATAAAAATTATAAAGGTGATATAATAAAATGTGGAAGATATAATGAAGATATATGTAAAAGTTATATTTATTTTGACTTATCTTCACTTCCAGAGAATATAGATATCATCTCTGCAAAATTATATCTTAATCTTATTAATAGATTAAACCCATCATCATTATATACTATTAATATTTATCCATTATTAGATGATTTTGGGGATTTTACAACCTATAATTTTCAGCCAAATATTTTAGAAATTCCACTAAGTTATAATTTGATATATAAAAGAAAAGGGAGAATAGAAATCAATATTACAGATATAGTTTTAAGATGGAGAAATGGTTTATTAATAAATAAAGGTCTTTTAATTAAAGGAGAGGAGAGTAGATTGGATATGCTTGTTTTTGGATCTGCTTATAATAATGACTACAATAATATACCATCACTTGAAATTGCATATAGCATTCAATCTCCAACACCTCCTGGACAGAAGTTTGTAAGATATTTTGATTATGAAGAGACAATAAATTATATAAATGGTACTGTAAAATCCCAGCCCATAGATTTTAGCCATCTTATTCAGGCTACTGTGTTTGTTAATAATATAGGAAGCTATGATGTTGTGGTTACAAGTCAGTATAGTCCTAACAATGTAATATGGATTCAGGATTTTTCAAAAAAAATAGTAGCAGGAACAACTTCATATATAATACCGAAAATATATAGTAAATATTACAGGCTTTTAATTCAATCAACAGGAAACGGAATTTTAAAAGTGTATATTTCCTATATGGTTTACTTATGA
- a CDS encoding SH3 domain-containing protein: MDIDIKMLDAKYWIEKISDSNKVIMPLNKIEEFNEMTQKKAKMIFDIKNYKEYLSKEELLNIIENYKIPQISMYDINGNRLEKDFYDRLIYNTNIYGIKNKNNIKYGIAVRNTDLRSFPDDTPVFKTAVDKELDRFQETGCQAFEPLVILHESSDRKWYFVIMYNYFGWVRAEDIAVGKKEDIFDYVESKDFIVVTGEHVHTVYNPFDRRISNVEFTMGTKIPIEKDKPLSLDNQLTVGQYVVKLAVRNDKGYFEIKNALIPITEDVSFGYLPYTRENILKQVFKTLGKRYGWGDSFKGRDCSSTIMYTYKCFGFKLPRNADDQENAQGIVCEFNNEMSVEDRVNLFEKIKPGAAVFMDGHVMMYVGMEDKRPYIIHAFHGYGEKIGDKYEFAPANTVMVTSALIKRADGKTFIEEFTKVLDFEE; encoded by the coding sequence ATGGATATTGATATTAAAATGCTTGATGCAAAATATTGGATTGAAAAAATTAGTGATTCTAATAAAGTTATAATGCCTTTAAATAAAATTGAGGAATTTAATGAAATGACTCAAAAAAAGGCAAAAATGATATTTGATATTAAAAATTATAAAGAGTACCTATCGAAAGAAGAACTTTTAAATATCATAGAGAATTATAAAATACCACAAATTTCTATGTATGATATAAACGGGAATAGATTGGAAAAGGATTTCTACGATAGACTTATTTATAATACAAATATTTACGGAATTAAAAATAAAAATAATATAAAGTATGGAATAGCTGTAAGAAATACGGACCTTAGAAGTTTTCCTGATGATACTCCTGTGTTTAAAACTGCTGTGGATAAAGAACTTGATAGATTTCAGGAAACAGGGTGTCAAGCCTTTGAACCACTGGTTATACTTCATGAAAGCAGTGATAGAAAGTGGTATTTTGTTATAATGTATAACTACTTTGGATGGGTAAGGGCAGAAGATATTGCAGTTGGAAAAAAGGAAGATATTTTTGATTATGTAGAAAGTAAAGACTTTATTGTAGTTACAGGAGAACATGTTCATACTGTATATAATCCTTTCGACAGGAGGATATCCAATGTTGAGTTTACAATGGGAACTAAAATTCCTATTGAAAAAGATAAACCTTTATCATTAGATAATCAGTTGACTGTTGGACAATATGTTGTAAAGCTTGCTGTCAGAAATGATAAAGGATATTTTGAAATAAAAAATGCACTTATTCCTATAACAGAAGATGTGTCTTTTGGATATTTACCCTACACAAGAGAGAATATTTTAAAACAGGTATTTAAAACCCTCGGGAAAAGGTATGGATGGGGGGATAGCTTTAAAGGCAGGGATTGTTCAAGTACTATAATGTATACATACAAATGTTTTGGATTTAAACTTCCAAGAAATGCTGATGATCAAGAGAATGCACAGGGTATAGTTTGTGAATTTAATAATGAAATGTCAGTTGAAGATAGAGTAAATCTTTTTGAAAAAATAAAACCTGGAGCTGCAGTTTTTATGGATGGACATGTTATGATGTATGTTGGAATGGAAGATAAAAGACCATATATTATTCATGCATTTCATGGATATGGAGAAAAAATAGGTGATAAATATGAATTTGCTCCTGCAAATACTGTTATGGTAACATCAGCTCTTATTAAAAGAGCGGATGGAAAAACATTTATTGAAGAGTTTACAAAGGTATTGGATTTTGAAGAATAA